A single Sorex araneus isolate mSorAra2 chromosome 8, mSorAra2.pri, whole genome shotgun sequence DNA region contains:
- the KLHL36 gene encoding kelch-like protein 36 — MDEAQQPRVSRPHKISQSSKVYRWAEHAGTVLQRLNEQRLRGLFCDVVLVAGEQRVPAHRSLLAVCSDYFNSMFTLGMREAFQREVELVGASPLGLAAVVDFLYGGELALDGGNIDYVLETAHLLQVWPAVDFCCEYLEQEVSEDNYLYLQQLAATYSLKRLDAFIDSFILRRFGTLSFTPDFLQSVSLQKLCAYLGSSEVQRECEHDLLQAALQWLTQQPGREAHARRVLENIHFPLIPESDLLQRVRPAVSALLPREAGCQGFIEEAVRYHHSLAAQPVLQTRRSALRTTQERLLFVGGEVSGRCLELSDDTCYLDAQSQRWVPETPMPARRSHHCVAVLGGFVFIAGGSFSRDNGGDAASNLLYRYDPRCKQWIKVASMNQRRVDFYLASIGDMLVAVGGRNENGALSSVETYSPRTDSWAYVASLPRFTYGHAGTIYKDFVYISGGHDYQIGPYRKNLLSYDVRADVWEERRPMGTARGWHSMCTLGERIYSIGGSDDSVESLERFDVLGVEAYSPLCDQWSRVAPLLQANSEAGVAVWQGRIYVLGGYSWERTAFSRAVQVYDQQADRWTRAPDLPKAIAGVSACVCALRPPLEEKKKKGRRPQEGGQ; from the exons ATGGACGAGGCCCAGCAGCCGCGGGTCTCTCGGCCCCACAAGATCAGCCAGTCCTCCAAG GTGTACCGCTGGGCCGAGCACGCGGGCACGGTGCTGCAGCGGCTCAACGAGCAGCGCCTGCGCGGCCTCTTCTGCGACGTGGTGCTGGTGGCGGGGGAGCAGCGCGTGCCGGCCCACCGCAGCCTGCTGGCCGTGTGCAGCGACTACTTCAACTCCATGTTCACGCTGGGCATGCGCGAGGCCTTCCAGCGGGAGGTGGAGCTGGTGGGCGCCTCGCCCCTGGGGCTGGCGGCCGTGGTGGACTTCCTGTACGGCGGGGAGCTGGCGCTGGACGGCGGCAACATCGACTACGTGCTGGAGACGGCGCACCTGCTGCAGGTGTGGCCGGCCGTGGACTTCTGCTGCGAGTACCTGGAGCAGGAGGTCAGCGAGGACAACTACCTGTACCTGCAGCAGCTGGCCGCCACCTACAGCCTCAAGCGGCTGGACGCCTTCATCGACAGCTTCATCCTGCGCCGCTTCGGCACGCTGTCCTTCACGCCCGACTTCCTGCAGAGCGTGTCCCTGCAGAAGCTGTGCGCCTACCTGGGCAGCTCCGAGGTGCAGCGCGAGTGCGAGCACGACCTGCTGCAGGCCGCGCTGCAGTGGCTGACGCAGCAGCCGGGCCGCGAGGCGCACGCCCGCCGCGTGCTGGAGAACATCCACTTCCCGCTCATCCCCGAGAGCGACCTGCTGCAGCGCGTGCGGCCGGCCGTGAGCGCGCTGCTGCCGCGCGAGGCGGGCTGCCAGGGCTTCATCGAGGAGGCCGTGCGCTACCACCACAGCCTGGCGGCGCAGCCCGTGCTGCAGACGCGCCGCTCGGCGCTGCGCACCACGCAGGAGCGCCTGCTCTTCGTGGGCGGCGAGGTCTCGGGCCGCTGCCTGGAGCTCAGCGACGACACCTGCTACCTGGACGCGCAGAGCCAGCGCTGGGTGCCCGAGACGCCCATGCCCGCGCGGCGCAGCCACCACTGCGTGGCCGTGCTCGGGGGCTTCGTCTTCATCGCGGGGGGCAGCTTCTCGCGGGACAACGGCGGGGACGCGGCGTCCAACCTCCTCTATAGGTATGACCCCCGCTGTAAACAGTGGATCAAG GTGGCCTCCATGAACCAGCGCCGCGTGGACTTCTACCTGGCCTCCATCGGGGACATGCTGGTGGCCGTGGGCGGCCGGAACGAGAACGGGGCACTGTCTTCCGTGGAGACGTACAGCCCCCGGACCGACTCCTGGGCCTACGTGGCCAGCTTGCCCAG GTTCACCTACGGCCACGCGGGCACCATCTACAAGGACTTCGTGTACATCTCGGGCGGCCACGACTACCAGATTGGGCCGTACCGCAAGAACCTGCTCAGCTACGACGTGCGCGCGGACGTGTGGGAGGAGCGGCGGCCCATGGGCACGGCGCGGGGCTGGCACAGCATGTGCACGCTGGGCGAGCGCATCTACAGCATCGGCGGCAGCGACGACAGCGTGGAGTCCCTGGAGCGCTTCGACGTGCTGGGCGTGGAGGCCTACAGCCCGCTCTGCGACCAGTGGAGCCGCGTGGCGCCGCTGCTGCAGGCCAACAGCGAGGCGGGCGTGGCCGTGTGGCAGGGCCGCATCTACGTGCTGGGCGGCTACAGCTGGGAGCGCACCGCCTTCTCGCGCGCCGTGCAGGTCTACGACCAGCAGGCCGACCGCTGGACCCGCGCCCCCGACCTGCCCAAGGCCATCGCCGGCGTGTCCGCCTGCGTGTGCGCCCTGCGGCCGCCgctggaggagaagaagaagaagggccGGCGCCCGCAGGAGGGCGGCCAGTAG